TGGAGCCAGCGGATGTCTCCCGAACGTCGGGTGCATCAACATCCCTGCCCCGTAACCCTGCATAACTTGCGGTTTCGGCGTGTTGGGTCTCGCTGAGCGTGACTTAGCACGCCGAAATCGCGATTTCGCTAAGCCGACCGACCGCGCTCGGTGCGGTAATGGCGAACCAGGGCGTCGGTCGAGGAATCCGATTGTTCGGCGGGGGAGTCGTCGGCGGTGATCACCGGCAGCAGCGCCTTGGCCTGCGTCTTGCCCAGTTCGACGCCCCACTGGTCGAACGAGTCGATACCCCAGATGACTCCCTCGGTGAACACCTGATGCTCGTAGAGGGCGATCAGCTGGCCCAGCGCCGACGGGGTCAGCTTCGTCGCGAGGATCGACGTCGACGGCCGGTTGCCCGGCATCACCTTGTGCGGCACGACGTCCGCGGGTGTGCCCTCGGCGGCGATCTCCTCGGCGGTCTTGCCGAACGCCAAAACCTGTGTCTGGGCGAAGAAGTTGCTCATCAACAGGTCGTGCATGCTGCCCGTTCCGTCGGCGGTCGGCAGGTCGTCGGTCGGCTGCGAGAACCCGATGAAGTCGGCGGGTACCAGCCGGGTGCCCTGATGCAGCAGCTGATAGAAAGCGTGCTGCCCGTTGGTTCCCGGTTCGCCCCAGAAGATTTCGCCGGTGCTCGTCGTCACCGGTGAGCCGTCGGCACGCACCGACTTGCCGTTGGACTCCATCGTCAGCTGCTGCAGATAGGCCGCGAAACGCGACAGATCGTTCGAATACGGCAGCACTGCACGGGTTTCCGCGCCGAAGAACTCGTTGTACCACAGCCCGATGAGGCCGAGGAGCGCCGGTGCGTTGGACTCCAGCGGTGCGGTGCGGAAGTGTTCGTCGACGATGTGGAACCCGGAAAGGAACTCCGCGAACCGCTCCCGGCCGATGACCGCCATCACGCTCAAACCGATTGCGCTGTCGACGGAATAGCGGCCACCGACCCAGTCCCAGAAGCCGAACATGTTGTCGGTGTTGATGCCGAAATCGTCGACCAACTTCTTGTTGGTCGACACCGCCACGAAATGCTTCGACACCGCGGCGTCGCCGAGTGCATCGGTGAGCCAGCGCCGCGCCGCCGTCGCATTCGTCAGTGTCTCCAGCGTCGAGAACGTCTTCGAGGCGATGATGAAAAGCGTTGTCGCGGGGTCGAGACCATCGAGCTTGGCCACCAGGTCGGCGGGGTCGACGTTGGACACGAACCGCGCCGAGATGCCCGCGTCCGCATAGTGGCGCAGACCGAGGGTCACCATCGCGGGCCCGAGATCCGAGCCGCCGATACCGATGTTGACGACCGTCTTGATGCGTTCGCCGGTGGCGCCGGTCCATTCGCCGCTGCGCAGCCGGTCGGTGAAGTCGCCCATCTTGTCGAGCACCTCGTGCACGTCGGCGACGACGTCCTGCCCGTCGACCGTCAGCTCGGCGCCGCGGGGCAGCCGCAGCGCGGTGTGCAGCACGGCCCGGTCTTCGGAGGTGTTGATGTGCACACCGGAGAACATCGCGTCGCGACGCTGCTCCAGGCCCGCCGCGCGGGCGAGGTCCACCAGCAGCGACAGCGTCTCGCGGGTGACGCGGTGCTTGCTGTAGTCGATGTACAGATCGCCCACCGTGAGCGCGAGTTCCGCCCCGCGGGCGGGATCTTCGGCGAAGAGTTCACGCAGCGACTTGTCGCCGATATCGTCATGATGCCGTTGCAGGGCCTGCCATGCAGCAGTGGTGGTGATGTCGGGAATCTGCGAGGTGTCGGCGGTCATGTAGCCGACACTAATGCGGCGAAATGACCAAAGGAGTAATGAGGGAGTTATGGATACCGCCAAGCTGCTGTCTTCTGTGCCCACCGGTCTGTGGATCGGGGGCGAGGAGCGCCAGGGTTCGTCGACGTTCGACGTGCTCGATCCCTCCGATGACAAGGTCTTGACCTCGGTGGCGAACGCGACCGCTGAGGATGCCGTCGCCGCGCTGGACGCCGCGTGCGCAGTGCAGGCCGACTGGGCCGCGACCCCGGCGCGGGAGCGCGGCGAAATTTTGCGGTCGGTGTTCGAGAAGATCACCGCCCGCGCCGAAGACCTGGCCACCCTGATGACCCTCGAGATGGGCAAGGTGCTGCCGGAGAGCATGGGCGAGGTCAAGTACGGCGCGGAGTTCTTCCGCTGGTTCGCCGAGGAGGCGGTGCGCATCGCGGGTCGCTTCACCCCCAGCCCGGCGGGTACCGGACGCATCCTCGTCACCAAGCAGCCGGTCGGGCCGTGTTACGCGATCACGCCGTGGAACTTCCCGCTGGCCATGGGCACCCGCAAGATCGGCCCGGCGTTCGCCGCGGGCTGCACCATGATCGTCAAGCCGGCCCAGGAGACGCCGCTGACGATGCTGCTGCTGGCCAAGCTGATGGACGAGGCCGGTCTGCCCAAGGGCGTGCTGTCGGTGCTGCCGACCAGCAGCCCCGGCCCGGTCACCGAGGCGCTGATCAACGACGGCCGGCTGCGCAAGCTGACGTTCACCGGATCGACCGGCGTCGGCAAGGCGTTGGTGAAGCAGTCGGCGGACAAGCTGTTGCGCACCTCGATGGAGCTGGGCGGCAACGCGCCGTTCATCGTGTTCGACGACGCCGATGTCGATGCCGCCGTCGACGGCGCGATCCTGGCCAAGATGCGCAACGGCGGTGAGGCGTGCACGGCGGCCAACCGCTTCCATGTCGCCAACTCGCTACGTGAGGAGTTCACCGAGAAGCTGGTCAAGCGGATGAGCGAGTTCACGCTCGGCAAGGGCATCGACGAGACGTCGACGCTGGGCCCGCTGATCAACGCCAAGCAGGTCGCCACCGTCACCGAGCTGGTCTCCGACGCGGTCTCGCGCGGCGCGACCGTCGCCGTGGGTGGCGTCGCTCCTGGCGGCCCGGGCAACTTCTATCCCGCCACCGTGCTGGCCGACGTCCCCGCCGACGCCCGCATCCTCAAGGAGGAGGTGTTCGGCCCCGTCGCGCCGATCACCGGCTTCGACACCGAGGAACAGGGGATCGCGGCGGCCAACGACACCGAATACGGACTGGCGGCCTACGTCTACACCCGGTCGCTGGACCGCGCGCTGCGGGTGGCCGAAGCGATCCAGTCCGGAATGGTCGGCATCAACCGCGGCGTCATCTCCGACCCCGCCGCGCCGTTCGGCGGTGTCAAGGAATCGGGCTTCGGCCGAGAGGGCGGGATCGAAGGCATCGAGGAATACCTCGACACGAAATACATTGCGCTGACGAAGTAGCGGTTTTCCGGCGAGCAGACGCGAAAACCCCCCAATTCTCGGCGTGTCGGGGGTTTTCGCGTCTGCTCGCGCGGGCAAGATTTCGGCAGTGCGCACCGCTGAAAGCCGTCGGGGCATCCCCGCGTTGGACGGCATCAGGGCCGTCGCGGTTGCGCTCGTGCTCGCCGACCACGGAGGCATTCCGGGAGTGCCCGGCGGCTTCCTCGGCGTCGACGTGTTCTTCGTCCTCAGCGGCTTCCTGATCACCTCGCTGCTGCTCGACGAACACCGCAACACCGGGCGCGTCGGGCTGACCGCCTTCTGGATCCGGCGGGCCCGTCGCCTGCTGCCCGCACTGCTCGTGATGGTGCTCGCGGTGGTGGCCTTCCGCGACCTGTTCTCGCCCGAATCCACGGCGACCCTGCGCGACGACGCCGTCGCCGCGTTCTTCTGGATTTCGAACTGGGCCTTCGTCGCCCAGCGGACCGACTACTTCGCGCAGGGCGCGCCACCGTCGCCGCTCCAGCACACCTGGTCGCTGGGTGTCGAGGAGCAGTACTACCTGCTGTGGCCGCTGCTGCTCATCGCCGTCGCCGCGTTCTTCTGGGCGCAGATGCGACTGGCTGTCTTCCTACTGGCCACCGCCGGCGTCATCGCGTCGGCGACGGCGTCCATCTTGCTCACCACCGACTCGACGCTGAACCGGATCTACTTCGGCACCGACTCGCGGGCGCAGGCGCTGCTCGTCGGCGCGGCCGCCGCGGCCCTGCTGGTGCGCGACTGGTCGGTGCTCAACGACCGCGGCTCGCTGATCCGGACGCGCTGGGGCCACATCGTCGCGCGGATCGTGCCGTTCGTCGGTGTGGCGGTGCTGGCGGCCGCGGCGCACTACGCGACGGGCAGCGTCAGCGACTTCCGCCACGGCCTGCTGATCGTGGTGGCGATCGGGGCCGTGCTCGTCATCGCGCCGGTGGCGCTGGAGCAGGAGGGACCCGTCGCACGCGTCCTCGCCTGGCGGCCGCTCGTCGCGCTCGGCACCATCTCCTACGGCGTGTACCTCTGGCACTGGCCGGTCTTCCTGGCCCTCAACGGTCAGCGCACGGGATGGACGGGCTGGCCGCTGTTCGCCGCGCGCTGCGCGGTGACGGTCGCGTTGGCCGCGGTGTCGTGGTGGCTGGTGGAGCAGCCGGTCCGGCGCTGGCGCCCGGTGTTCGTGCCGATGCTGCCGCTGGCGGGTGCGACGGCCGCCACCGCTGCGGTCGTGACGATGACGGTGTTGCCGGTAGGTGTGAAGTCGGAGGTGCCGCTGGGGCCCTCGATCGATTCCGCCGCGTTGGTCGCGCCCGAGATACCCGTCGAAGTGCGCAGGCCGACGGCGCGCGAGCCCGGCACGCGGACCGTCGCGGTGTTCGGTGATTCGATCGCGTGGACGCTGATGCGCTACCTGCCGCCGACGCCGGGACTCGCGTTCACCAACTACACGACGATCGGATGTGGCATCGCCCGCGGCGGGCCCTACCGTTACGTCGGCCAGACGTTGAACCAGAAGCCGGAGTGCGACGCGTGGCCCAGTCGGTGGTCACAGCGCATCAACCACGACCGGCCCGATGTGGTGCTGTTGATCGTCGGCCGCTGGGAGGTCGTCGACCGGAAAGTTGAAGGCCGGTGGACGAGCATCGACGACTCGAGCTACCAGGACTATCTGCGTGTCGAACTCAATCGTGCGCTGGACATCCTCGGCTCGACCGGCGCGCAGATCGTCGTCACCACCGAGCCTTACAACCGGCGGGCGGAGAAGCCGGACGGCAGCCTGTATCCCGAAGACGACCCCGACCGCGTCGACGAGTGGAACGCGTTGCTGCGCAGCGTCATCAAGAAGCGCCCCAATGTCACGCTGCTCGACCTGAACGACAAGCTGGGGCCGAACGGGGTCTACACCAACTGGGTCGACGGCATCCGCATGCGCAGCGACGGGGTGCACCCCACACCGGAAGCTGTGGAGTGGTTGACGCCGTGGCTGACCGAGGCGCTGCGGTAGCGATTTCGGCGTGCGCAGTCTCGCTGAGCGTGACCCAGCACGCCGAAGTCGCTGAGGTGGGGTCTAGTGGCCGAGACGACCGCGGCCCAGGCGCAGCAGCAGCATCGCCAGGTCTTTGCCCTCGGGTCCGAGTTCGCTGTAGCGCTCGATGACCTTCATCTCACGGCTGTGCACCAGGCGGGTACCGCCGGACGCCATCCTGGCCTTGCCGATGAGCTTGGACACCTCGGTGCGGCGTTTCACCGCTTCGAGGATCGCCGCGTCCAGCTGGTCGATCTCTTGACGCAGCTCGTCGATGGTTTGCAAGTGTTCAGCTTCGATCGTCATAGTCGTGTTCTCGCCTTCTCTTGTGTGGGGATCCGGTCCATCCGGATGCGGGCCTCACACAAAAGACGAGCCCCGGATCCGGAACGGACCGGGGCTCTGCTGAGCAGCTAGACCACGGGCACCGCCGGCGGACACCCGTAGAAAAATCGTCCTTGCTGCATTCGCATGTGAAGAGTGTGCCATCTAGACCACGCCCGCGCAAAGATGTCGCTGGACAGCGGTAAGTTCACAGATGACATGTCTTTATCTTCCGCGACCAACGAGACCGATCAGTTGCTCGACGGGCTGAATCCCCAGCAGCGTCAGGCGGTGCTGCACGAGGGGTCCCCGCTGCTCATCGTCGCCGGAGCGGGGTCGGGCAAGACGGCTGTGCTGACCCGCCGGATCGCCTATCTGCTTGCCGCCCGCGAGGTGGGCGTCGGGCAGGTGCTGGCCATCACGTTCACCAACAAGGCCGCCGCCGAGATGCGCGAACGCGTGGTCAGCCTGGTGGGCCCGAGGGCACGGTCGATGTGGGTGTCGACGTTCCACTCGACGTG
The nucleotide sequence above comes from Mycolicibacterium moriokaense. Encoded proteins:
- a CDS encoding chorismate mutase, which produces MTIEAEHLQTIDELRQEIDQLDAAILEAVKRRTEVSKLIGKARMASGGTRLVHSREMKVIERYSELGPEGKDLAMLLLRLGRGRLGH
- the pgi gene encoding glucose-6-phosphate isomerase, whose product is MTADTSQIPDITTTAAWQALQRHHDDIGDKSLRELFAEDPARGAELALTVGDLYIDYSKHRVTRETLSLLVDLARAAGLEQRRDAMFSGVHINTSEDRAVLHTALRLPRGAELTVDGQDVVADVHEVLDKMGDFTDRLRSGEWTGATGERIKTVVNIGIGGSDLGPAMVTLGLRHYADAGISARFVSNVDPADLVAKLDGLDPATTLFIIASKTFSTLETLTNATAARRWLTDALGDAAVSKHFVAVSTNKKLVDDFGINTDNMFGFWDWVGGRYSVDSAIGLSVMAVIGRERFAEFLSGFHIVDEHFRTAPLESNAPALLGLIGLWYNEFFGAETRAVLPYSNDLSRFAAYLQQLTMESNGKSVRADGSPVTTSTGEIFWGEPGTNGQHAFYQLLHQGTRLVPADFIGFSQPTDDLPTADGTGSMHDLLMSNFFAQTQVLAFGKTAEEIAAEGTPADVVPHKVMPGNRPSTSILATKLTPSALGQLIALYEHQVFTEGVIWGIDSFDQWGVELGKTQAKALLPVITADDSPAEQSDSSTDALVRHYRTERGRSA
- a CDS encoding acyltransferase family protein, coding for MRTAESRRGIPALDGIRAVAVALVLADHGGIPGVPGGFLGVDVFFVLSGFLITSLLLDEHRNTGRVGLTAFWIRRARRLLPALLVMVLAVVAFRDLFSPESTATLRDDAVAAFFWISNWAFVAQRTDYFAQGAPPSPLQHTWSLGVEEQYYLLWPLLLIAVAAFFWAQMRLAVFLLATAGVIASATASILLTTDSTLNRIYFGTDSRAQALLVGAAAAALLVRDWSVLNDRGSLIRTRWGHIVARIVPFVGVAVLAAAAHYATGSVSDFRHGLLIVVAIGAVLVIAPVALEQEGPVARVLAWRPLVALGTISYGVYLWHWPVFLALNGQRTGWTGWPLFAARCAVTVALAAVSWWLVEQPVRRWRPVFVPMLPLAGATAATAAVVTMTVLPVGVKSEVPLGPSIDSAALVAPEIPVEVRRPTAREPGTRTVAVFGDSIAWTLMRYLPPTPGLAFTNYTTIGCGIARGGPYRYVGQTLNQKPECDAWPSRWSQRINHDRPDVVLLIVGRWEVVDRKVEGRWTSIDDSSYQDYLRVELNRALDILGSTGAQIVVTTEPYNRRAEKPDGSLYPEDDPDRVDEWNALLRSVIKKRPNVTLLDLNDKLGPNGVYTNWVDGIRMRSDGVHPTPEAVEWLTPWLTEALR
- a CDS encoding NAD-dependent succinate-semialdehyde dehydrogenase, producing MDTAKLLSSVPTGLWIGGEERQGSSTFDVLDPSDDKVLTSVANATAEDAVAALDAACAVQADWAATPARERGEILRSVFEKITARAEDLATLMTLEMGKVLPESMGEVKYGAEFFRWFAEEAVRIAGRFTPSPAGTGRILVTKQPVGPCYAITPWNFPLAMGTRKIGPAFAAGCTMIVKPAQETPLTMLLLAKLMDEAGLPKGVLSVLPTSSPGPVTEALINDGRLRKLTFTGSTGVGKALVKQSADKLLRTSMELGGNAPFIVFDDADVDAAVDGAILAKMRNGGEACTAANRFHVANSLREEFTEKLVKRMSEFTLGKGIDETSTLGPLINAKQVATVTELVSDAVSRGATVAVGGVAPGGPGNFYPATVLADVPADARILKEEVFGPVAPITGFDTEEQGIAAANDTEYGLAAYVYTRSLDRALRVAEAIQSGMVGINRGVISDPAAPFGGVKESGFGREGGIEGIEEYLDTKYIALTK